The Megalobrama amblycephala isolate DHTTF-2021 linkage group LG22, ASM1881202v1, whole genome shotgun sequence sequence cttttgcagcgcatgtgttgtcaaactgatgaaggtGTTCTTTATTTgttggtgttttttctatttgcatgtgttttcttcatttgcaaGCGCGTTGAGCTCTCTCAGCCACCGTACATTTATGTTCCCAAAAACAGGCTTAATTTTCTTCATGTGTAtgtaaatttttattatttttattttcttgatTCTATGGTGAAATGTGACCTGGGCATGGCATTACAATCATTCAAATTTGTCTGTGGTTATTATTAATCAGAGTAtcagtggattttttttttctttttttttgtcacttttttaAGGAGTGATAATAAGGAAATGATATTCATTTGTCCATTATAAAGAGATTGATTAAACCTAATTGTAGGTCCAAACAAAAGTTAAAGATAACCCTGCCAAAGTGTGCAACCAACCAAATCTTCAACAATTTCCCTGACTAACACTGTGTCTTATCCTAAAGTGAACCTGTTATGTTCGGTAGTTGCCCTGACACTGAATCTATCACGTTTCCTTTCACAGTGAGGCCAAGTACGCAAGTTAACCTTTCACACCAACTCCTAAAACAGCAGATTCTGTTGACCACAGCAATAGCCCTGCCCTTAAGGAAGGGGGGTGGGGATTATATTTACGACCCTTTGAAGAGAATACACTCTAGTGTGGAGTGAAGATACGGAGCAGTATTACTGTATCAATCTTTAAAGCATTACTAGCCAGCCAAGATCGTAACCCTTAGCCTGCAAGCAAACTCTAGCTCAGCTGTAACTGAATGCAAGTAATGCATAGTAAAATGGCTTTACTTTAATTTCATAGCACTGATACTGACCCAGGAGCGTAAGCCCTGTAACCCTGACCCACTGGTCGCTGAGGGAGAGGTAACCACAGAACAGGCCACTCCTGAGAGGGACAAATGCCAGATACTACTCCACTAATGGTGCCCAGTATGTGCTATGTGGCTTATTCcatgttaaaataaacacagaaTCTGTAAATAGCCTGAAAGTGGCACTCAAACCAACTGTTAACCTGTCTGACCTCTTTGAACACTGCCAACACAAGCGCTGCCTATATTCAGCatcatgttatttatttattgatcggCTGATCACTAACATGAGGTCAGAACATCAGAGTCATGAGGCAGCCGGAGCACATACATGAGGCAGACGTGCTCATATGCACATACCAACAATCATTTACTAATATCGGTAaaaaaaaaccataaaaaaaaaaaaaaaaacagatttgggCTGAAAAGTGTGCTTTTATTCGTAACACCTATGTTAGTGGGTaggggttaaagggatagttcacccaaaaatgaaaattatcccatgatttactcaccctcaagccaactGCGTCAACTCTGCGtcgatttttttccatactatgcaAGTCAATAgagtccatcaactgtttggttatccatattcttcaaaatatcttttgtgtttagcagaagaaagaaattcatacaggtttggaacaacttgagggttagtaaatgatgtttttttgtaGTACAAGCCCACTAATTTGTAAACCAAGACCCTTGCCCATCCAGTGGCTTCAACATTAGAGTGGGAGCACATAAGGACAGCTTTCACTATATTAAAATACTctaatgtttgtttgtgtaaGAATCACCGACTTGGATAATCCTTCATTGACACACTAATGGAACGTGGCTGCAAGTAACCTCTCTAATCCACTGGTTATGCTCATACCGTGTGTGACTGTGTATAAATTCATACATAACTTATACTGGAATTTGGTCCATTGAAGATGTTTGATTGAAGATGTTTGACAAAGCATTTGTTCGGGTGGTTAATGAACGTAACATGAGTATGTGATTTCCCCAAGACCTGTTTGGGATGCTATGAATTTGTGTGCCTTGAATAAGTAGTTTACACAACACATCCATTAAAATGTCTGTCTAGTATGGCTCTTGGCAAGGGAACAGACATCATAATGGTGTACACGAGATGCATGACCCCATAACTGCTCCCTGTGCGTTTGAGCTATGGACAAATAATAGACACCAATCCTCAAAAAGGTTGCTTGTAAAATTCAGACCCTAAAGAAGATCGAACAAAAGAAATCTGTTAAAAACACCTGAGCCTTGCTGAACATTGTTGGGGTGACTGTGAAGCAACATCTAAAAATAGCTCTATGACATATGATTAATGAATAACATCTAAATAGTTGCCCCATACACCATATGTCTGAACCATGCAGACATCACAGCTTAACAGTACAAGCAGTAACAATCTTGGGAATGTTACAGAAGCCTAGACGTGGCTGGTGCACTTGATCGCAACAGTTAAATCAACCTGTCATTATTGCACAACATGATATATTAATAATTCTTGATGTCTCTACAGTTATGATAGTCAAGTCATGTATTCTTGTTTTAatgtctgtcatcatttgctcaccctcgtGCCATTCCAAAAACATTTGACTTTCTTACAAAAGAGAAGAATGTACTGGCCATATAATGACAGTAAACGGGGATCTGAGATGTTGAgcttcaaaatgacaaaaacacaccattAAACTATCAGGAAAGTAGTCCATACGATTCATGTGCTATATACCATTTCTTTTAAAGCCATATAGCCTAGCTTTATGTGACTAACAGACCAAAATTTGGCCGATAGTTTTCTGTTCTGAAGAAAACTTCAgaattgaattgaccctcgtttctGAAGCAGTCCGCCGTAaaacggcatggcaacaacactctactacaacaactcttcctcttctctaaagcagccaaacatggcctcaccccctttgttgtgggTTCCCGTGGGGCAAggtttatgtaaatattttggtttgtgatgtcatcattttattttcattatattatttatgaaaataattattttattttagtatttattaatattttgaatatgcttttttatattagttttcattttagttttattttatttattttaagttttattaattttatttgcttttgtcatttttattaatttttttaaatatttctatttcagttttagtttttcatgtgatatatatatatatatatatatatatatatatatattttttttttttttttttttttttttttttttttggatttaagatttttttttaattaacagaaactatttttaatagttttagcatTAGTTAACAGTAACACTACAGTGGAGGAGAATAttaaaaggggacctattatgccccttttcacaagatgtaatataaattttctggtgtcctcagaatgtgtctgtgaagtttcagctcaaaataccccacagatcatttaatatagcttgtcaaatttgcccctatttgggtgtgagcaacaACACGccgtttgtgtgtgtccctttaaatgcaaatgagctgctgctcccggctactttccagaagagggtggagctttaacagctcacgcttcagttgctctacaacaacaaagctggagaatctcacgcagccaaaatgacgattgtcagtaacggtgttcaatcttacattgttcaaaccggagtcagacactgatggatagactcaggaagaagttttagaatgcatctggacgattctgaatggttaatgaataaatttatgtagtttctGTGAAGTTGATTCAGCTcgtcgactagcatgtgccgtcaaggtaatcttttgtgcaaatccagcattgaattgaccctcgtttgtgaagcagtccggcgtaaaatgacggcatggtaacaacactctacaactcttcctcttctctaaagcagcccaacatggcctcaccacttttgttgcgtgttcctgTGGGGCAGGGTTTACGTAAATTTTgtggtttgtgatgtcaccaacctgagaagatgatgttgtttatgctcaaaaagcatacattacacactaactaaagttaaaaaaagttatgaaatcataatcaaggacccctttaaattagggtcttttttttcacacaaaactattgtatggcttcagaagacatgTAATATTGTTACTTTGTTGTCATTTTGGAGCTCAACAGCCCAGATTCCCATCCACTTTTATTACATGAAAAAAGTGGCCAGGACATTCTTCAACATATCTCCTTTCGcattccactgaagaaagaaagtcaaacaagtttaaaacaacatgagggttaaTAAATGAtgccaattttcatttttggaccCAGAGAGGAGATTTTTGGCAAAGGAGGTGCCTTACCTTGAAACTGCTATTTCCACTTTCGTCCTGGCGATGGCTGCCGCCCTTCGAGCCCCCTCCACGGCCCTGTCCACTTTTTCTTTAGTTTTATGGTTTTTAAGAGGAATAAGCTGCTTCCTTATCCCACGCACCAACACGTTATTTTTATACTTCCCCTCCTCTTTGGTTCCATCTGGGAATATTGTGCATCCATATCCATGCCTCTTGTTGTTCATCCATTCCCCTTCGTACTTCAGCCCATTGGATCTCTCACTGACTCCAAACCCATTGCGCTTGTCATTCTTCCACTCGCCCATGTAGGACTCGGTGGTGGTGGCATCCACGTGGTCCTCCATGGGGGTGTACTCTTCGGTCACCTCTCCGTCTCCATAGCTGATGGTGGAGTTGGCGTCGCTGGAGCTGATGCGGCTCATGGTGGCGTCACTACGTGCAGAGCTCCGTTTGCTAGAGATGGACGTTTTGGAGTCAGATTTCCTTAGCTGGCGGAGGCTGCCGAAGAGGGACCCGCGGCGGAACAGGCCCTTCTTCTTCCCGGTGACGACTTCGGTGTCGCTGTGAAAATTCAGCACGAACCCACCACGGCTTCCAACTGGCGTGTCGGGTACCGTATCCTGCAGAACGGCGCCATTGCTTTGCACACTCCTTAGAGAGGCCAGGGAGGTGCGAAGCGGAGAGCGTATAATGGTGGCCATTCCATAAGGCACGCTCTGTCGCACACCATAGCCATGCCTCATGCCCCCCATCCACTGGCCTTGATAAGTGCcttattaaaaacacaaaagaatgtTAAACTCGTGTAGATCAAGTAAATGAACAGTGCAAGAAGTTTCATACCATGGTAAAGTTGGTTTGAAACGTATTCATAATTTTAGTCTCTTAATGATAAAAAGCATGCATTTTAGGTACATTAGCATATCAAGTATCAATTAATGTTAGTTGCATGACAATTATGTTTTATGTTCATCAGAGCTTCCCTAATCTAAAATCACTGACACAATGTGCACACAATATCAGCAAGGACATTTGGAAACTAATGTGGCTCAAAAATGGAAAGCATTAGGTAAATGTTGGATGTCACATTGCGATGCCATGAAAGAGTTTAATATAAATTCTTGCTTTAATAAACAATGTTGTGCATTTATGTATATTCGTCCTTATGTCACcaccattttttatttagtgtacTTTGAAAgcattgtgttttatttacacCCAATGGCAATGACCTGTGACCTGACAGTTGGCAAAAACATAAATAGAGTTAGGAATCTTGAATTGGTTTTTCATGCTATTCCATTAAATTTCTTAAAATTGCATTATTATGGAATTGCATCCTAATATTTAGTGTGAAATACTGAATCTACAGCACAAAAAATACAGTCTGATTCCTGAACGAATTATTCTCATCAGCCGGTTCTTATTAGTGAGCAAAAACATATATCTAATCCAGTGTGTGCACCATTCCTAatataatgatgatgataatataataatatctaaTCAATATATTCAAAGACTATCAatgtacataatatatatatatatttttttttttgttttgtttacagtgtcttgataaatgtgtattttttcattatatacatttattttattattttatcttattttattaattgcTTAGCACCttattttaatagtattttattattaagtttGTTATAATATTGTAGattcatttttctttcattatttgttttgtgtataattCTTTGCCAATATTGTCTGTAAACACAATCATGCCattaatgtacataaataaataaaataaaaaaccatACAGTGCGACCAGTGTGTCCGAATTTCATACGAATGACTCGCATAATCCGATTCGCttaagtgaatcaaaaacattcaaGACTCCCGAACAAATCATTCTCATGagccggttctttttagtgaatcaaaaacgaTTATGGATCAGTCGGAGAGGTTTCTGAATTAATCTGACTCATTTACTGAACCGCAAGTTATTACTTTCGTCTTGTCCGAATCGAAAAGAAGCAACAGCTGTCACAGTGTTATGTTGCACTTATGGCTCGTGAGGCTTAAATCAGCGTTACTGACTGGTTGTTCATATGACAAATTGTAGTCAAAGACATGAGTTTTGCtgtatgtatgaatgaatgaatgaatgaatgaatgaaatacGTTATATTTTTGGTTTGTTAAGGCCTGCTATTATAACATACAGttaagacaagcatttgtgttttctttttacagAATTAAATTGATCCCTGATTTGTTTGATCTGTAATGATCATTTGACAACAAGCTGTTGAGAGCACTAAATcaaaaaatgtcttctttttttgaACAATGTGTTCTTCTTCCTcaaaagtactaaaataaccatTAATGTGACATTAAATAATTGCTAACAATTCGCATCCCTAAACATATAACGTTAGATGACATTTGTAAACAGCAGTGGCACTCACCACCATCCCCATAGGTTTCGACTCCATAGCCATCCTGTAGTCCATTACTCCACGTCCCATCGTATCTAGCAGGTGTATCGGTGCTCTGCCGAACCCCATAGCGACCCTTGAACCCGTGACTCCACTCCCCACGATAAAGCCATTTCCCCTTGGTCTCAACACCAAGCCCGTGGCGTTTGCCTTGCGACCAGTAGCCCTGGTATGTATTCCCGCTGGGCCAGGTGTAGACCCCGACTATCTCAAAACCGTGGGACCAGGACCCGGCGTACTCGCCTTGACCCTTGGGTCCCGTGCAGATGCCGTGTCCGTGGGCTTTCCCGTCCTCCCATCCGCCacagaaagtgcctccatcgtCGAAGTCGAACCGTCCGCCCGTCATTCAGAATgggatgaaaataaaaacagtcgtaACGTTGCCGTGCGCTTCTGCTCGTCTTTTTCTTtcattaaacctttttttttcccagCCGTGTTCAGCAGCAACGATGAAACTTGGGAGAATTAATCACAATGGAGACGTTGTTGGTTGGGTTGTGAGAGTATGAATGAGGAGGCAGGTTTAGTGCATCATTACCGAAGCCGCGCACGCTGGAACCGCCGCTGCGTTTCACCGACTCCCTCCGCTCGCAGGCGCTGCGCAGAGCAGACACAACTAGACCGCGGCTCAGCAGCGAAAGACGCTGCCAATCCTCCCGCGTCATCATAGCGGCCACGCCCACTTCACCTCACTGAGTGGGCGCGTGGTTCTAgtgttctttatttttttttgactcttttCCGTATTTATTCGGCAAAAATAAAGcatggaaaatgaaaaaaaagtatcaatAACTAATTTAAAGAAATATCTAACTACAGAGAAGTTACCAATTAAATGACTTTCAgttatacttaaagggttagttcacccaaaaatgaaaataatgtcattaattactcaccctcatgccgtttaaCTACCGTAtaaccttcattaatcttcggaacacaaattaagatatttttgttaagatatttttgcctgcatagccagcaatgacatttcctctctcaagatccattaatgtattaaaaacatatctaattcagttcatgtgagtagctacagtggttcaatattaatattataaagcgacaaaaatatttttggtgtgcccaaaacaaaacaacacttATAtcgtgatggccgatttcaaaacgctgcttcaggaagctttggagtgtcagtgtgtcgaatcagcgtttcggagcgccaaagtcacgtgatttcagcagtttgacggtctgacacgcgatccgaatcatgattcgatacgctgattcattatgctccgaagctttctgaagcagtgttttgaaatcagccatcactaagtaagttgttattttgtttttttgatgcaccaaaatattctcgtcgctttataatattaatattgaaccactgtactcacatgaactgatttagatatatttttagtacctttatggatcttgagagaggaaatgtcattgctccctatgtaggccttactgagccattggatttcaacaaaaatatcttaatttgtgttgtgaagattaacaaaggtcttacgggtgtggaacggcatgagggtgagtaattaatgacattattttcatttttgggtgaattaaccctttaaaccttCTGGAACAAACTATTCATTAGTAACAAACTATATATTAGTAAGTAAACTATTCTTACTAGAAtgttctttatttttgtaattaaattttCTCTTTATATTGTGCCTTTAGGCAGTGGCTCACAACCAGGAGCACAGGAGCCACCAGGGGGCCTCAGCATACCTCCTAAgatgattttaaattaaattacaataatCTAACTTGATTAAAAGACCACAACAGAGGCACAACAGAGCATTACGTTGCTTAAATTATCTTGTTCTCTTTTTAATAACTACTGTTGTTTACAAACATAAAgtttttgaaatgtcaaaacTAATTGTGGTTAATTATATTCATAGATTTTGAATATTGTCATGGACATTGGGGCTTGAAGACCACAACATacttaaaggaatatttcacccaaaaatttaaattctgtaatcatttactcgcccttaagttgttccaaacctgtataaatttctttgttctgctggacacaaaggaagatattttataGATTATAATAGATTATATTTCTATTATTATACTGAAAatcataaattataaaaaaaatcttatacaCAGAAAAAATGTCAATAGTTTATAACAGTTTGTAATCAACGGCTTAATGTAATTTGATAAAGAAGAGCAGTCTACAGAGACATCTGCTGGTTCATTTTAAAAGTGAACTCctaatttataaatattcactgttgaataaagctgTTCACTACTTTGAGAGCACTATAAATGCTATAATGTGGTTTTATTTGATTTAGAAAAAAAGcctaatatgtatttatttcattattatgaATGTGGATGAGTGTCCTTTAAGAAGTTGGGTACCACAACTGGAGGCTGCGCTGTTCACAACACTGGCTGTGTCTTAAAATCTAGTGAGTTGCCTACCTAGACATCATTTGTGGGCATCATAGTCTCGCGCAAGCAGGCGCAGAAAAATACGCGAGTACGCGCCTGTGATGGCCATCGACGCTGCAAGCGCGTACTTATGGTCAAAAATGCTGCACGCGCGTAGGATACATAAACATACTATCGTATTTAACTAGGTTTTGAGACACAGCCATTGACTGATAAAATGGCGGAGGAAAACCTCGGTGAATCTCAGGATGAGAAGGAAATCCTTATTAAGAAGGATACAAATGACAGCGGTGAGGTTGTCGAGAGCACAAAAAACA is a genomic window containing:
- the jph1a gene encoding junctophilin-1a, coding for MTGGRFDFDDGGTFCGGWEDGKAHGHGICTGPKGQGEYAGSWSHGFEIVGVYTWPSGNTYQGYWSQGKRHGLGVETKGKWLYRGEWSHGFKGRYGVRQSTDTPARYDGTWSNGLQDGYGVETYGDGGTYQGQWMGGMRHGYGVRQSVPYGMATIIRSPLRTSLASLRSVQSNGAVLQDTVPDTPVGSRGGFVLNFHSDTEVVTGKKKGLFRRGSLFGSLRQLRKSDSKTSISSKRSSARSDATMSRISSSDANSTISYGDGEVTEEYTPMEDHVDATTTESYMGEWKNDKRNGFGVSERSNGLKYEGEWMNNKRHGYGCTIFPDGTKEEGKYKNNVLVRGIRKQLIPLKNHKTKEKVDRAVEGARRAAAIARTKVEIAVSRTAHARTKSEAADQAALAACQESDLARAVAYELSPSFHQPGLDYIKQKFSEPVEEIKEEAPKKEEEKEKSSSSPFYRRGTTPSHTPAHSPTPSPPHSPQKSQAPNPSASRKISRDNSSVARKISKDSSSVARKISKEERASIVAEITKVSAPPPVPAIKLQEVPPPKPPKAPEPLPKPASTGNGQLHAAYHSYYVKPMKQLPPPEEPENEEPEMTQSSLARMPPPPKLARMPTPKPEPKIRKQDSIKPKSLAETKKASIDMADETVAEESGPNSILVAMVMLLNIGLAIIFVHFLT